The genomic DNA GTTGCCTTTGACGTTAAGCAAGTTGCAGTTGAAGCTGATTTTGCAGTTCCAGTCAAAACCCCAAAACCTCACTCCCCATACTGCCTCAACCCCTCCAGATCCAACACCTCAATCACCCCATAATCCACCTTCACCAGCCCCTGCTGCTCCAGCACCTTCAGCGCCTGGTTGGCCCGCTGCCGCGAGATCCCCGCCAGCAGCCCGATCTCCTCCTGCGAAATCTCCAGCGTCTTCCCCAGCCCGGGGTACAGATGCTCATTGAAGAGCGAAGACACGGCGCGCGCCACCCGTGAATCGATATCGAGCAGCCGCTCATACTCAACGGCAGCAATGAACTGCCCCAGCCGCTCATTGAACTGCGTGAGCAAGAACCGGGTAAACGGCAAGCTGGTATCCAGCAACCACTGAAAAGTCTCGCGCGGCAGGAAGGCAATGCGCGAGCGCCGCAGCGCCATCACGTCATACTTGCGGATCTCGGCCTTGAGCACGGCGCCTTCGCCGAACCAGCCCCCCGTAGGCACACCGGTGAATGTGACCGACTTACCGGAAGGCGATACCGTAGTGATCTTGACGATCCCCTCCAGCACCCCCATCCAGTGCTCCGCCATATCGCCTTTATGGCAGACATAGTCGCCCTGGCTATATTCGCGCACGCACATGGCGCGGCGGACAATGTCGCGTTGTTCTTCGCTGAGGTCGGCTGCCCACACGCAGCGGTCGACGAAATCGTTGAGCATGACCTGGAGAACCTTCCCGTAGGGATTAACCCGGAATTGTCATCGGCGTGACAACCGGGGGAAATGGCATGGACTATCTTACGATCACCACGAACCGCGAATGCGCGCCAGGACAGGCGCGGCGGGCTTGTTGCATTGCGGCAGAAACGCCGCCGGGCAAAACAGGCCAAGTATAACCAGCGGCAGCAGGCTTGGCACCGGTGGCGGACCCCGCTTTCGGAGTGACAGGAGACATCCATGCAGGAACCGTCGGCGACGACCTTCCCGCGCTTGTTGCTTGCGCATGCGCAGCAGCGGCCGGAAAGCCCGGCTTACCGTGAGAAGGATCTCGGGATCTGGCAAACCTATAGCTGGGCGCAGACCGCGCAGGAGATGCGCGCGCTGGCGTGCGGCCTGGCTGCGCTGGGCTTTGCCCGCGCAATGAACCTGGCGGTGGTCGGCGACAACCGGCCGCGCCTGTACTGGGCCATGAGCGCGGCGCAGGCGATGGGCGGCGTGCCGGTGCCGCTTTACCAGGACGCGATCGCCGGCGAGATGATCTACGTGCTGAACGACGCCGAGATCGACTTCGCCATCGTGGAGGACCAGGAGCAGGTGGACAAGCTGCTGGAGGTGGAGGAGCAGCTTGCCGCGCAGGGCCGCAAGGTGCGCCACATCATCTATGAAGACCCGCGCGGGCTGCGCGACTACGATCATCCGGCGTTGATGTCTTACCAGCGCCTGCAGGAAATCGGCCGCGAATTCGATCGCGCCAATCCCGGCTACTTCGATGCGGCCGTTGCCGCCGGCGAGCCCGACGACACCGCCATCATCCTCTACACCTCTGGCACCACCGGCAAGCCCAAGGGCGTGTGCCATTCGCACCGCGGCCTGATCGGCGCGGCGCGCAACGGCTGCGCGTTCGATGGCCTCACCGCGAAGGACGATGTGCTGTCCTACCTGCCGATGGCATGGGTGGGCGACAACCTGTTCTCGTACGCGCAGGCCATGGTGGCGGGATTCACCGTGAACTGCCCGGAATCGCGCGAGACGGTCATGACCGACCTGCGCGAGATTGGCCCAACCTACTACTTCGCGCCGCCGCGCATCTATGAAAACCTGCTGACGCAGGTGATGATCCGCATGGAAGACGCGGGCTGGATCAAGCGCAAGCTTTTCCACTGGGCCATGGGCGTGGCGCGCCGCTGCGGCACCGACATTCTCGATGGCAACCCGGTGCCGCTGGCCGACCGGCTGCGCTACGCCGCGGGCGAAGTGCTGATCTTCGGGCCGCTGCGCAATGTGCTGGGCATGAGCCGCATCCGCGTGGGCTACACGGCGGGCGAGGCAATCGGCCCGGACCTGTTCCGCTTCTATCGCTCCATCGGCGTCAACCTCAAGCAGTTCTACGGCCAGACCGAAACCTGCGCCTATGTCTGCCTGCAGCCGGACGGCAAGGTCAAGTTCGATTCGGTCGGGCCCGCCGCGCCGGGCATGGAGATCCGCATTGCCGAGAACGGCGAGGTCCTGGTGCGTGGCGTGGGCTTGCTCAAGGCGTACTACAAGCGCGACGACGCCACCCGCGAGGCGATTAACGACCAAGGCTATTTCATGACCGGCGACGCCGGGGTGATCGATGCCGACGGCCACCTGAAGATCATCGATCGCGCCAAGGATGTGGGCAAGCTGTCCGACGGCGCCATGTTCGCGCCCAAGTACATCGAGAACAAGCTCAAGTTCTTTCCCTATATCAAGGAAGCGGTGGCGTTCGGCACCGGCCGCGACAGCGTCTGCGCGTTCATCAACATCGATTTCGATGCCGTGGGCAACTGGGCCGAGCGGCGCCACCTGGCCTATGCGGGCTACATCGACCCGGCGGCGCAGCCAGAGGTGATCGCCATGATCGGCGAGTGCGTCGAGCAGGTGAATGCGGACCTTGCCACCGATGCCATGCTGGCCGGTTCGCAGGTTTCGCGCTTCCTGATCCTGCACAAGGAACTCGATCCGGACGACGATGAGCTCACTCGCACGCGCAAGGTGCGGCGTGGCTATATCGCCGAGAAATACGCGTCGCTGATCGAGGCACTGTACACAGGCAAGACGGAGCAGTTCATCGAGACGCGCGTGAAGTTCGAGGACGGACGCGAAGGCAGCGTCTCGGCCACGTTGAAGCTGGTCGATGTAAAGCGCTTCGAGCCGGCCACTGCCGGTGCGAAGCGCGCAGCATGAGCAGGGGCGGGAGGATGACGCAAATGGCATGGCAAGGCGTGGAGCGCGGCGGCGATGGCCAGCCGGTGTGGAGCGGTGCGTCCGCGGCGGCAGGGGCAACAGCGCAGGCGCTCGGCGGGGTCCAGGCGGAACATGCGCAGGTGCGCAAGGCCGGGGACGTGATACTCGACCTGCAGAACATCTCGCTGGCTTTCGGCGGCGTGAAGGCGCTGACCGATATCTCCTTCGATGTGCGCGAGCATGAGATCCGCGCCATCATCGGGCCCAACGGCGCGGGCAAGAGCTCGATGCTCAATGTGATCAACGGGGTTTACCACCCGCAGCAGGGCCGCATCGTATTTCGCGGCGAGGAACGGCGCAGGATGCATCCCACCGCCGCGGCGCGCCAGGGCATCGCGCGCACCTTCCAGAACATCGCGTTGTTCAAGGGCATGACTGTGCTCGACAACATCATGACCGGGCGCAACACCAGGTTCCGCAGCGGCCTGCTGGCCAATGCGCTGTGGTGGGGCCCGGCGCGCAACGAGGAAATGCAGCACCGGCGCAAGGTCGAGGAGGTGATCGATTTCCTCGAGATCCAGGCTATCCGCAAGACGCCGGTAGGGCGCCTGCCCTACGGCCTGCAAAAGCGCGTGGAACTGGCGCGCGCGCTGGCGGCCGAGCCCTCGATGCTGCTGCTCGACGAACCGATGGCGGGCATGAACGTGGAAGAGAAGCAGGACATGTGCCGCTTCATCCTGGACGTGAACCACCAGTTCGGCACCACCATCGTGCTGATCGAGCACGACATGGGCGTGGTGATGGATATCTCCGATCGCGTGGTGGTGCTGGACTACGGCAAGAAGATCGGCGATGGCACGCCCGAGGCGGTGAAGGCCAACCCGGACGTGATTCGCGCCTACCTCGGCGCGGGCCATTGATGCCGATGCACACGCAACGCACGGAACGAGACAAGGAAAACCATGACGTTCTTCTTTGAAATCCTGATCGGCGGCTTATTGTCGGGGTTGATGTATTCGCTGGTGGCGCTGGGGTTCGTGCTGATCTACAAGGCATCGGGCGTGTTCAACTTCGCG from Cupriavidus sp. D39 includes the following:
- a CDS encoding Crp/Fnr family transcriptional regulator encodes the protein MLNDFVDRCVWAADLSEEQRDIVRRAMCVREYSQGDYVCHKGDMAEHWMGVLEGIVKITTVSPSGKSVTFTGVPTGGWFGEGAVLKAEIRKYDVMALRRSRIAFLPRETFQWLLDTSLPFTRFLLTQFNERLGQFIAAVEYERLLDIDSRVARAVSSLFNEHLYPGLGKTLEISQEEIGLLAGISRQRANQALKVLEQQGLVKVDYGVIEVLDLEGLRQYGE
- a CDS encoding AMP-dependent synthetase/ligase codes for the protein MQEPSATTFPRLLLAHAQQRPESPAYREKDLGIWQTYSWAQTAQEMRALACGLAALGFARAMNLAVVGDNRPRLYWAMSAAQAMGGVPVPLYQDAIAGEMIYVLNDAEIDFAIVEDQEQVDKLLEVEEQLAAQGRKVRHIIYEDPRGLRDYDHPALMSYQRLQEIGREFDRANPGYFDAAVAAGEPDDTAIILYTSGTTGKPKGVCHSHRGLIGAARNGCAFDGLTAKDDVLSYLPMAWVGDNLFSYAQAMVAGFTVNCPESRETVMTDLREIGPTYYFAPPRIYENLLTQVMIRMEDAGWIKRKLFHWAMGVARRCGTDILDGNPVPLADRLRYAAGEVLIFGPLRNVLGMSRIRVGYTAGEAIGPDLFRFYRSIGVNLKQFYGQTETCAYVCLQPDGKVKFDSVGPAAPGMEIRIAENGEVLVRGVGLLKAYYKRDDATREAINDQGYFMTGDAGVIDADGHLKIIDRAKDVGKLSDGAMFAPKYIENKLKFFPYIKEAVAFGTGRDSVCAFINIDFDAVGNWAERRHLAYAGYIDPAAQPEVIAMIGECVEQVNADLATDAMLAGSQVSRFLILHKELDPDDDELTRTRKVRRGYIAEKYASLIEALYTGKTEQFIETRVKFEDGREGSVSATLKLVDVKRFEPATAGAKRAA
- a CDS encoding ABC transporter ATP-binding protein produces the protein MTQMAWQGVERGGDGQPVWSGASAAAGATAQALGGVQAEHAQVRKAGDVILDLQNISLAFGGVKALTDISFDVREHEIRAIIGPNGAGKSSMLNVINGVYHPQQGRIVFRGEERRRMHPTAAARQGIARTFQNIALFKGMTVLDNIMTGRNTRFRSGLLANALWWGPARNEEMQHRRKVEEVIDFLEIQAIRKTPVGRLPYGLQKRVELARALAAEPSMLLLDEPMAGMNVEEKQDMCRFILDVNHQFGTTIVLIEHDMGVVMDISDRVVVLDYGKKIGDGTPEAVKANPDVIRAYLGAGH